Proteins encoded by one window of Azospirillum brasilense:
- a CDS encoding RidA family protein, producing the protein MSIQRFHSGPRMSQMVIHKDTVYLAGQVANDPTPDVETQTRQILGQIDALLAEGGSDKSKLLSATIYLTDMAGFGAMNKAWEAWVDTANPPARATVEAKLAAPEYLVEIQVTAAK; encoded by the coding sequence ATGTCGATCCAGCGCTTCCATTCCGGACCGCGCATGAGCCAGATGGTCATCCACAAGGACACGGTCTATCTGGCCGGCCAGGTGGCCAACGATCCGACTCCGGACGTGGAGACGCAGACCCGCCAGATCCTGGGCCAGATCGACGCCCTGCTGGCCGAGGGCGGCTCCGACAAGAGCAAGCTGCTGTCCGCCACCATCTATCTGACGGACATGGCCGGCTTCGGCGCGATGAACAAGGCGTGGGAAGCCTGGGTCGATACGGCCAACCCGCCCGCCCGCGCGACGGTCGAAGCGAAGCTCGCCGCGCCGGAGTACCTCGTTGAAATTCAGGTGACCGCGGCCAAATAA
- a CDS encoding trypsin-like serine peptidase, producing the protein MMAVLRGLLVAAPLLAAALPAAAQNPLLPGIGAKDRRVVVDATHAPWNSLVKVQSNLGARCTGVLVAPRRVVTAAHCLINRAQRFLPASSLHVLFGYERGEYRQHRAVAALETGGPYDTERRLDGLVGDWAVLTLDGDAPEGMPPLPLARVPPDAGTPLMLGGYSQDRAHLVTADTACAARGINDTDRGPLLVHDCDGTRGVSGAALLVRTPSGNGGGNGGGNGGGDGAGEGWAVAGIAVAAVSGPNPRNIAVPSAAFVAAVEGNTPSLR; encoded by the coding sequence ATGATGGCTGTTCTGCGCGGACTCCTGGTCGCGGCGCCGCTTCTCGCCGCTGCCCTTCCGGCGGCGGCGCAGAACCCGCTGCTGCCGGGGATCGGGGCGAAGGACCGGCGGGTGGTGGTGGACGCCACGCACGCGCCGTGGAACAGCCTCGTCAAGGTGCAGAGCAATCTCGGCGCGCGCTGCACCGGCGTGCTGGTGGCGCCGCGCCGGGTGGTCACCGCCGCCCATTGCCTGATCAACCGGGCGCAGCGTTTCCTGCCGGCCTCCTCCCTGCACGTGCTGTTCGGTTACGAGCGCGGGGAGTACCGGCAGCACCGCGCCGTCGCCGCGCTGGAGACCGGCGGCCCCTATGACACGGAAAGGCGTCTCGACGGACTCGTCGGCGACTGGGCGGTGCTGACGCTGGACGGCGACGCGCCTGAGGGGATGCCGCCGCTGCCGCTCGCCCGAGTCCCGCCGGACGCCGGCACGCCGCTGATGCTGGGCGGCTACAGCCAGGACCGCGCCCACCTCGTCACCGCCGACACCGCCTGCGCGGCGCGCGGCATCAATGACACCGACCGCGGGCCGCTGCTCGTCCACGACTGCGACGGGACGCGCGGGGTCAGCGGCGCGGCGCTGCTGGTGCGCACGCCCAGCGGGAATGGGGGCGGGAATGGGGGCGGGAATGGGGGCGGGGATGGGGCGGGGGAGGGCTGGGCGGTCGCCGGCATCGCGGTCGCCGCGGTCAGCGGCCCCAATCCCCGCAACATCGCCGTGCCGAGCGCCGCTTTCGTGGCCGCGGTGGAGGGAAATACGCCTTCTTTGCGGTGA